tttcgccacggctgctctagaacaatacgaaatatacagacacacgaaaacacaccccaacgatattctcaacacaaactcaatttcaaaacacatacactctttgactctacactacgaacgcaccttCACAGGAAACGAGGCGCCAAgagcaacaacgaccagttctgaaggtgacccaaaataggtcgaaacatgttaacaaggtacgttaaaatttaacacaagaaagtacttatcatacatatttcaaagtaattttgtagttaaaaatgaaaaaaaaatctgtacgaagcagaTATGGAATTAAgaacatttttagctacagaatactagctaattaaagaaattacactaaatggttccataattgtgcctatttttaagaaaggggacaaaaccaactgtggtaactttcgaggaatatcacttttgttgacgtcgtacaaaattttgtccaatattcttttgagaagattagctccgtacgtagatgaaattattggggatcatcagtgcggttttaggcgtaatagatcgactattgataagattttttgcattcgacagataatggagaaaaaatgggaatataagggtacaatacatcagttattcatagatttaaaaaagggatatgactcggttaagagggaagtattatatgatattcttattgaatttggtattcccaagaaactagttcgattaattaaaatgtgtctcagtgaaacatacagcagagtccgtataggtcagtttctatctgatgcttttccaattcactgcgggctaaagcagggagatgcactatcacctttactttttaactttgctccagagtatgccattaggaaagttcaggataatagagagggtttggagttgaatgggttacatcagcttcttgtctatgcggatgacgtgaatatgttaggagaaaatacacaatcgattagggaaaacacggaaattttacttgaagcaagtaaagcgatcggtttggaagtaaatcccgaaaagacaaagtatatgattatgtctcgtgaccagaatattgtacgaaatggaaatataaaaattggagatttatccttcgaagaggtggaaaaattaaaatatcttggagcaacagtaacaaatataaatgacacacgggaggaaattaaacgcaaaataaatatgggaaatgcctgttattattcggttgagaagcttttatcatttagtctgctgtcaaaaaatctgaaagttagaatttataaaacagttatattaccggttgttctgtatggttgtgaaacttggactctcactctgagagaggagcataggttaagggtgtttgagaataaggtgcttaggaaaatatttggggctaagcgggatgaagttacgggagaatggagaaagttacacaacgcagaactgcacacattgtattcttcacctgacataattaggaacattaaatccagacgtttgagataggcagggcatgtagcacgtatgggcgaatccaaaaatgcatatagggtgttagttgggaggaaaaaaaccttttgggaggccgagacatagatgggagaataatattaaaatggatttgagggagttgggatatgatgatagagactggattaatcttgctcaggatagggaccgatggcgggcttatgtgagggcggcaatgaaccttcgggttccttaaaagccatttgtaagtaagtaagtacactaaATGGTtagttctctctctttctaattttttctcaaaaaaaaaaaaactagacagTGGTCTACGAATACACGATGTTGCCAGAGTATATTACTGAAACTTCCAAAGTGAGTCTAGAGTTTTGCTTTCTCTCCTACTGACTatggaattaataaaaatactttaaCGAACATTTCTGCGTGTTTTCCAGACTATACGACTGTGAACCTGGGAAACCAGTCGGTTGCTCTTGGCTCGGAAGGCGCTGGCAGATACTGAACCACGTGCAAGACACGCACAAGAACACGTTAGTGCTTATAGAAGAAAACTCCTGCAAAATCAAGAATTTCCATACCTACGACCACGGTCTCACTACTCAACTCGTGGTGGCATTTGGAGAACTCTTCTGGTTCCATCATGAGAAAGATAGTTCCAAGTCCAAGTTCTATgcagcagtacagtatatcggTCCGATGGAAGAAgcagaaaaatacaaatacatttttagatttagtTGTGCAAATTCCAGCGGTAGTGAACTTTCCTTCAGCAGAAATACtcacatggacacggaaattatCGATGAAGTGTTTAAGAATGAGGACTGTTTGTGTGTTTCTCTTCGTGTGTTGAAGCACTTTGTAGGCGACGATGAGATCCTACGATTTAATTTCAGCGTTGCACTCACTGATGGGAAGACATCCGATTCCTAACACCGTGATCAACTGTCTTATTACCCAGACTATGTACAGCTTTCCAGTTGTATCCTCTCAACtactctttgttttatttcttttgcccCTGTATGCTGTTGTCCACTGAGTGatgttaagggaagaggatggtatttttaaaaacttttttcctatttggtgtaaaattttaattttttgtatgtagagagctcatagctgtggaaactcaaccaaataaaaatattttgaaaaaaaaaaatttgggggcccaaatttgaaaaaaaaaaaacccaatgcaggtttgtactaaaaccgatatatctaaaccgtttttaaagatagattcaaacagttttttacaatgtgtttgcaaaagtatgttctacaaactgtctgtaacagaattttgatattagtccctacgtccTCATACTCACCCTCTtacacaatagccctgccaagactctggaattcgttacctgctagcatcagggacagttgaaataaaattcaattcaaacgtaaacttactaggcacttgatcagtaattgagactcgttcagacatggtttcttgtaaatagttctcttaatctatcacaaaatatttcaatatccggtaatttcattactatagatttttgttattgtaggtttaatttgtaattcagtaaatacaaaaatattctttgttcttaacttctatgataaaatgtttagctttcattaatcaggtaatcttgtcgtactttaatttttattgtgattgtaattgtaaatttaatgttaattgtaattttattgttcatattatagttataatcccctggtagaggggcagagaaggcctgacggccttatctctaccaggttaaataaataaatactaaatacgtttgtaaaataaacaattaaatttaataacaattttctgatttccttttttgcaaacaaacagacgtatttttaaaatgaaatcaatttacaaaattctgttacagagaaaaatttcctaatagcctaaagaatgtgtgttctacatTTCATGTATGCATCTTTAATAgtccagaaattatatccatttttgtccggaaatgtagcaaaaaaaatgaagttactggaaaccgataaaagcgggcgtgtgatttaaaaatctatagcgcaggaagtttaaaaatgacgtctcaacatctgataagggcacaaatacccacaaaatgttatgttatgcattccacacatatcaaagggtattttaaagaaatttttttttttgaaaatttaatttaccggaaacaacaataaaagtggccgagtgaattaaaaatccataacgcaggacgTTTTAAAatagcgactcaacatccgataagggcacaaatacccacaaaatgttatgttatgcattccacacatatcacagagtattttaaggaatttgtttttgaaaatttactaatttttcaccaaaaaataccatcctctccccttaatcacGGCAGATTGTCCACAGTTTCTCATTTGCACTGATTATTGCAATTTATCGCCTATGATAtattgttgtaggcctatattttacaatttttcccaaagataaacatttttgtaatgtCTAATGAGTATAATTTATCACTGAAACTATTGTCAAATGGGTGTAGTTTATTACTGCTTGTTGTTGCTTAATAAACTATTTTCTATTGCACACTGATACATATGATTACAATTTCCAACTCTACACTCTTATTCAGTGAGCTAGAATAATTTTTCATTGCGTGCTGTTGTCTGGTGACCGTCATTTTTAACGGCGAACATTGTTTCTGACTGTACTATAATGTAACATAATGAGTGTAATTTCGAATTGCAGACTCTATTTCTCATTGTATAATCTTGTTTCATTAGCGTTATTCAGAATCATGAGCCCAATTTCTTACTGCATAATGTTACAATGTGAGTATAACTTCGAATTGAACAATATAGTCAAATTAAATCGTGTGGTATATTTTGATATTGAGAATCTGAGTATAGAACGGCAAGAAAAAAAGTCCGAATACAGTATTAGTTACTTTTAAGTGTCTCGTCAAAAAACCTAATACTCTGCATCCTAGAATGCCTTCCCATACTTTAACTCTTTAGTGAAACTGTGTGTGTTTGTCTCTGTCTAAAAACTAGTGTGGGTTTCTCATCTGAGCAATATCTGCAGTTTTGTCTGCTCACCTGTCCACTGATACACTGATTCATCTAAACATCAATGTTTAAATCTTAAATTCTTGAaactttaaattgttaaaatactgTTAAAATGGTAATATATGTTGTTTTTAAGTTTTAAACTTTTGtgatacttaaatatttaaaagcGCTATAAAATGAACCGATATCAAGAGAAATGTAGATTCATCAATTCAACAGGAGAaaagcatatgaagagtccactgcaagaatgatggatgtcactttcttgtcgaaaatggaccaagactgtcaatgcatagcatgtacatacagagttatatggcattaacactgatagtcattgtccagtaatgatcggaaaatcacagttaagctttgagagctaaacatttcaaactttcaattgcgtctcctgcaaaatgtgttccaaatgacatccatcattcttgcagtgaactcctCATATTTGATATTGGATTTaatgagcaatattatacatacagatgtactatattatcagaattttctcttatattcaatgcacgggtcttctgaccgtacgtgctgggtaaaacaagttctactttgtaggtttcacccccctcacctacgattagatccaaccactatccaaaagaacacacagattaataatatgaaaatggcacaaaaacacattatataatagtatcctaacctaaaacattcataaaagtgtataattgggtagataccattatcccttcgtcagttcgtatcacaaacttcaacagctgaaattctaatctgtctcgccttcaagaggaacaattcaATCTTTTGTTGGTATTCTCTATTCcctatgaggtcaagacatgcaagcgaactcctattctgccTTAGCATCGAGGGATATTTGATATAAAGCTTTGATCTGTCACAGAGAGGAGTTATTTTCTCAGAGAATTACAATTTTGTAACATTCATCTTCCAGTAACTCCTGCAAGGATTGGAGTTGGTACTCGTACAGTAAGTAgggtaaaataactaattttttgCTGATTAAGTAATTAATAATGTAGTTTATGAGTATGAGATACTGGGTCGTGGTTGTAACAGGACGACTCAGAGGAATTTTTAATTGTCATGTGTCAACTAGTGACATGCCCTTTTTATTgtgcaataataattttattgttttattcaaaAATTCCTGTTGTAACTTGAAGTGCCCGAGCTTTTGGCAGTGTTTTCTTTCAGCGGGGATATTTATGCATCAtctacagcaggcatgtcaattgatgcccgcaggagcaagcgcgcgctttagagcccaggagagcctgagcgctttacagcggaaaggaaagagacagacgaaagaggtggtatatgccgcttggtcgagctatattcagggatggccagcactgattcaatagataaagggaagagaacttattaaaactgtatccatattaatttttagatttgcctgagaagtataagtgcattacaagaatgtaagttttaattttaatgctcatttttcacaagtttgattttttttattcaaaagaaatattttctcaacttttcgcataaaaaagtgaaattttcaggtacaggactatttatttagtagccttacagaatgttttcgtaaatctaatataccgtatatacgtattactgaagatagtgtatggaaaattttgaaaatattcgc
The sequence above is a segment of the Periplaneta americana isolate PAMFEO1 chromosome 3, P.americana_PAMFEO1_priV1, whole genome shotgun sequence genome. Coding sequences within it:
- the LOC138695845 gene encoding E3 ubiquitin-protein ligase SIAH1-like isoform X2, coding for MNLKLRQCSAKWTENKHLPGRRQTKILRMADSGLNCRALKSTTSIEDGLNQCLPNLLECPVCLEKMSAPIRLCRNGHNTCSKCRPRLDNCPTCRQSFLLTRNVALETLAEQFMMESCGNRDVGCEVKKFCVQDVVDHMRECSYRLYDCEPGKPVGCSWLGRRWQILNHVQDTHKNTLVLIEENSCKIKNFHTYDHGLTTQLVVAFGELFWFHHEKDSSKSKFYAAVQYIGPMEEAEKYKYIFRFSCANSSGSELSFSRNTHMDTEIIDEVFKNEDCLCVSLRVLKHFVGDDEILRFNFSVALTDGKTSDS
- the LOC138695845 gene encoding E3 ubiquitin-protein ligase SIAH1-like isoform X1, whose protein sequence is MIHKGFPSGVTTLWFQLKHAILCLRWTENKHLPGRRQTKILRMADSGLNCRALKSTTSIEDGLNQCLPNLLECPVCLEKMSAPIRLCRNGHNTCSKCRPRLDNCPTCRQSFLLTRNVALETLAEQFMMESCGNRDVGCEVKKFCVQDVVDHMRECSYRLYDCEPGKPVGCSWLGRRWQILNHVQDTHKNTLVLIEENSCKIKNFHTYDHGLTTQLVVAFGELFWFHHEKDSSKSKFYAAVQYIGPMEEAEKYKYIFRFSCANSSGSELSFSRNTHMDTEIIDEVFKNEDCLCVSLRVLKHFVGDDEILRFNFSVALTDGKTSDS
- the LOC138695845 gene encoding E3 ubiquitin-protein ligase SIAH1-like isoform X3; this encodes MNVLRKWTENKHLPGRRQTKILRMADSGLNCRALKSTTSIEDGLNQCLPNLLECPVCLEKMSAPIRLCRNGHNTCSKCRPRLDNCPTCRQSFLLTRNVALETLAEQFMMESCGNRDVGCEVKKFCVQDVVDHMRECSYRLYDCEPGKPVGCSWLGRRWQILNHVQDTHKNTLVLIEENSCKIKNFHTYDHGLTTQLVVAFGELFWFHHEKDSSKSKFYAAVQYIGPMEEAEKYKYIFRFSCANSSGSELSFSRNTHMDTEIIDEVFKNEDCLCVSLRVLKHFVGDDEILRFNFSVALTDGKTSDS